In Streptomyces sp. NBC_00878, a single window of DNA contains:
- a CDS encoding chitosanase, producing MKRAGRLLFVTVPVVAVAVYFAVPDQNDQSGEDGRSDARTTSPSASSPSTSSGSAGDLDSPEKKELAQRIVSSAENSSLDWRAQYDYIEDIGDGRGYTAGIIGFTTGTHDLLTLVELYTESHPDNALEPYLPALRSVDGSDSHEGLDPGFTAAWKEEAQKDAFKRIQDSQRDRVYFDPAVRLAKRDGLGALGQFIYYDAMVMHGPGDPGFHGIRERAMSEADTPAEGGSEKKYLDIFLDTRRATMKSEKRDTTRIDTAQRRFLYDGKLDLEPPLEWKVYGQPYRVT from the coding sequence ATGAAACGCGCTGGCCGTCTGCTGTTCGTCACCGTCCCTGTCGTCGCGGTGGCGGTGTACTTCGCCGTACCGGACCAGAACGACCAGAGTGGCGAAGACGGCCGCTCCGACGCCCGGACCACGTCCCCGTCGGCCTCCTCCCCCTCGACCTCCTCCGGGTCGGCCGGCGACCTGGACAGCCCGGAGAAGAAGGAACTGGCCCAGCGGATCGTGTCCAGCGCCGAGAACTCCAGTCTCGACTGGCGCGCCCAGTACGACTACATCGAGGACATAGGCGACGGCCGTGGCTACACGGCCGGGATCATCGGCTTCACCACGGGCACGCACGACCTGCTCACACTGGTCGAGCTGTACACCGAGTCCCATCCGGACAACGCCCTGGAGCCGTACCTCCCGGCCCTCCGCTCCGTCGACGGCTCCGACTCCCACGAGGGCCTGGACCCCGGTTTCACCGCCGCGTGGAAGGAGGAGGCACAGAAGGATGCCTTCAAGCGCATCCAGGACTCCCAACGCGACCGGGTCTACTTCGACCCGGCGGTCCGCCTCGCCAAGCGTGACGGCCTGGGCGCCCTCGGCCAGTTCATCTACTACGACGCCATGGTCATGCACGGCCCCGGCGACCCCGGCTTCCACGGCATCCGCGAGCGGGCCATGTCCGAGGCCGACACTCCTGCGGAGGGTGGTTCCGAGAAGAAGTACCTCGACATCTTCCTCGACACCCGCCGCGCCACGATGAAGTCCGAGAAACGCGACACGACCCGTATCGACACGGCCCAACGCCGTTTCCTGTACGACGGCAAACTCGACTTGGAGCCCCCACTGGAGTGGAAGGTCTACGGCCAGCCGTACCGGGTGACGTAG
- a CDS encoding RNA-guided endonuclease TnpB family protein, with the protein MTTHVKRAFKYRCYPTDAQAAELSRTFGCVRKVYNMALAARTEAWTRQERVNYNATSAMLTTWKKTEELAYLNEVSSVPLQQTLRHLQTAFTNFFGKRAKYPRFKSRKKSRKSAEYTTSGFRFRDGQLTLAKMAEPLDIRWSRHLPEGVKPSTVTVSQDAAGRWFVSMLCEDPIVAPLPAADSAVGVDAGLDHLLTLSTGEKISNPGHERKDRARLAKAQRNLAKKTKGSANRAKARLKVAKVHARIADRRRDHLHKATTRLVRENQTIVIEDLTVQNMVQNRSLARAISDAAWREMRNMLEYKCDWYGRDLVVVDRFFPSSKLCSSCGALQEKMPLHVRTWICDCGTTHDRDVNAAKNLLALGLSVSVCGAGVRPQRSTPGGQSAMKQKPSRREL; encoded by the coding sequence GTGACCACTCACGTGAAGCGGGCGTTCAAGTACCGCTGCTATCCGACAGATGCGCAGGCAGCCGAGCTGTCGCGCACCTTCGGATGCGTGAGGAAGGTCTACAACATGGCGCTCGCCGCCCGCACCGAGGCGTGGACGCGGCAGGAGCGGGTCAACTACAACGCCACCTCCGCGATGCTGACGACATGGAAGAAGACCGAGGAACTTGCGTACCTCAATGAGGTCTCCTCGGTGCCGCTCCAACAGACACTTCGGCACTTGCAGACGGCGTTCACCAACTTCTTCGGCAAGCGGGCCAAGTACCCCCGCTTCAAGTCGCGGAAGAAGTCCCGCAAGTCTGCCGAGTACACGACCAGCGGTTTCCGTTTCCGTGACGGCCAGCTGACGCTGGCGAAGATGGCCGAACCTCTGGACATCCGGTGGTCGCGCCACCTCCCCGAGGGGGTGAAGCCGTCCACGGTGACCGTGTCCCAGGACGCGGCAGGGCGCTGGTTCGTGTCCATGCTGTGCGAGGACCCGATCGTTGCCCCGCTCCCCGCCGCGGATTCGGCGGTCGGGGTGGACGCGGGCCTCGACCACCTTCTCACCCTGTCGACGGGCGAGAAGATCTCCAACCCGGGACATGAACGCAAGGACCGTGCCCGCCTGGCGAAGGCGCAGCGGAATCTCGCGAAGAAGACCAAGGGTTCCGCGAACCGGGCGAAGGCCCGGCTGAAGGTCGCGAAGGTCCACGCCCGGATCGCCGATCGCAGGCGCGACCACCTGCACAAGGCAACTACTCGTCTCGTTCGTGAAAACCAAACGATCGTGATCGAGGACCTGACCGTACAGAACATGGTCCAGAACCGCAGTCTCGCCCGCGCCATCTCGGATGCGGCCTGGCGGGAGATGCGGAACATGCTGGAGTATAAGTGCGACTGGTACGGGCGGGATCTGGTGGTCGTGGACCGCTTCTTCCCCTCGTCCAAACTGTGCTCCTCCTGCGGCGCTCTCCAGGAGAAGATGCCGCTGCATGTCCGGACATGGATATGCGACTGCGGCACCACCCATGACCGGGACGTGAACGCAGCGAAGAATCTTCTGGCGCTCGGGCTGAGCGTGTCTGTCTGTGGAGCCGGTGTAAGACCTCAACGGAGTACTCCGGGCGGGCAGTCGGCGATGAAGCAGAAACCCTCACGGCGCGAGCTGTGA
- a CDS encoding cytochrome bc complex cytochrome b subunit, translated as MDARSSGRAAQTGKGEKVADWADGRLGVYSLAKTQMRKVFPDHWSFMLGEVCLYSFLILILTGVYLTLFFEPSAAEVVYNGSYEPLNGIIMTRAYESTVDISFDVRGGLLIRQIHHWAAVVFVAGMLVHMMRVFFTGAFRKPRELNWLFGWTLLFLGIITGLTGYSLPDDLLSGTGLRFAQGAILSVPIVGTYLAFFLFGGEFPGHDIISRLYPIHVLLLPGIMLGLVVAHLILVFYHKHTQYPGPGHDQKSVVGMPFMPVYMAKAGGFFFLVFGVLSMMGAIATINPVWAFGPYRADLVTTGAQPDWYLGFSEGLIRVMPGWEINAWGHTLQLGVFIPFSLFPLIMLAIGVYPFIEAWITGDKREHHILDRPRNVPTRTALGVAWLSLYGVLLIGGGNDIVATHLHLSINSITWFVRIAFFLVPVLAFVITKRVCLGLQRGDRDKVLHGRESGVIKRLPDGEFVEVHEPLTQAQRFTLTQHEQDPPYDVGPLVDANGVERKVKPSQRLRARLARAMYGQNAHIPKPTVEEYRELTSSDDHHHH; from the coding sequence ATGGACGCGCGGAGCAGCGGGCGAGCGGCACAGACGGGCAAGGGCGAGAAGGTGGCCGACTGGGCCGACGGACGGCTCGGTGTCTACTCGCTGGCCAAGACCCAGATGCGCAAGGTGTTCCCGGACCACTGGTCCTTCATGCTGGGCGAGGTCTGCCTCTACAGCTTCCTCATCCTCATCCTCACCGGCGTCTACCTCACCCTCTTCTTCGAGCCCAGCGCCGCCGAGGTCGTCTACAACGGCTCGTACGAACCCCTCAACGGCATCATCATGACCAGGGCGTACGAATCCACCGTCGACATCAGCTTCGACGTGCGCGGCGGTCTGCTGATCCGGCAGATCCACCACTGGGCCGCGGTCGTGTTCGTCGCCGGAATGCTCGTGCACATGATGCGCGTGTTCTTCACGGGCGCGTTCCGCAAACCGCGCGAGCTGAACTGGCTGTTCGGCTGGACGCTGCTGTTCCTCGGCATCATCACCGGCCTGACCGGCTACTCGCTCCCCGACGACCTGCTCTCCGGCACCGGCCTCCGCTTCGCACAGGGCGCCATCCTGTCCGTGCCGATCGTCGGCACGTATCTCGCGTTCTTCCTCTTCGGAGGAGAGTTCCCGGGACACGACATCATCTCCAGGCTGTACCCGATCCACGTCCTCCTGCTGCCCGGGATCATGCTCGGCCTGGTCGTCGCCCATCTGATCCTGGTCTTCTACCACAAGCACACCCAGTACCCCGGGCCCGGCCACGACCAGAAGTCCGTGGTGGGCATGCCGTTCATGCCGGTCTACATGGCCAAGGCCGGCGGCTTCTTCTTCCTGGTCTTCGGCGTGCTGTCGATGATGGGCGCGATCGCGACGATCAACCCCGTGTGGGCCTTCGGGCCCTATCGTGCGGACCTGGTCACCACCGGCGCACAGCCCGACTGGTATCTCGGCTTCTCCGAAGGGCTGATCCGGGTGATGCCGGGATGGGAGATCAACGCCTGGGGCCACACCCTGCAGCTGGGCGTCTTCATCCCCTTCTCCCTCTTCCCGCTGATCATGCTGGCGATCGGCGTCTACCCGTTCATCGAGGCGTGGATCACCGGCGACAAACGCGAGCACCACATCCTGGACCGGCCCCGCAACGTCCCCACGCGCACCGCGCTCGGCGTCGCCTGGCTGAGTCTGTACGGAGTACTGCTGATCGGCGGCGGCAACGACATCGTGGCCACGCATCTGCATCTGTCGATCAACTCGATCACCTGGTTCGTACGGATCGCGTTCTTCCTGGTGCCGGTGCTCGCCTTCGTCATCACCAAGCGCGTCTGTCTGGGGCTCCAGCGCGGCGACCGCGACAAGGTGTTGCACGGCAGGGAGTCCGGCGTCATCAAGCGGCTGCCGGACGGCGAGTTCGTCGAGGTGCACGAACCCCTCACCCAGGCCCAGCGGTTCACCCTCACCCAGCACGAGCAGGACCCGCCCTACGACGTCGGCCCGCTCGTCGACGCGAACGGCGTCGAGCGGAAGGTCAAACCCTCCCAGCGGCTGCGGGCGCGGCTCGCCCGCGCCATGTACGGACAGAACGCGCACATCCCCAAGCCGACCGTCGAGGAGTACCGCGAACTCACCAGCAGCGACGATCACCATCACCACTGA